TTGCTGCCTTGCAACAACGCGCCGCACGCACCGTGATCAAGCATCTCGGGCACACCGCCCACCGCCGTCGCCGCGATGGGGACACCAATCGCCATCGCCTCCAGCAGGGTGTTAGGCATTCCCTCGCGGTGGCTCGTTGAAAGCAGCAGGTCCATTGCGCGCAGCAGCGGCACCGGATCGACCGACCAGCCGTGGAACGTGACGCCGTCGGCAACGCCGAGCGACTGAGCGACCGACTCGAGTCGACCACGTTCCGGTCCGTTACCAATCAGGTGGAGCGTTGCGCGGGGATGTGCCTTACGCACATCAGCAAAGAGACGGATCGATCGGTCGGTCCCCTTCTCCGCACTGAGACGTCCCAGCACCGCGATCGCGGGTGCGTGCCTGTCCGACAGGCCGAATGCCTGGCGCGCGTGCTGCTTCTCTGACCGACTGCGTATCGGATACTTCGCCAACTCGATCGCGTTGGGCAGGTAGGACAGGCGGTCGGGGTGTACACCGCGCATGACGCAGTGGCGGAGTAGCGCCGGGCTCACGGCGAAGATGTGGTTGTAGTGCCGCAGCGCGAGGCCATTGAGCCGGGCGTAAAAGCGTGTCTTGAGATTTTCACGGGTGAAACCGTGGACGGTGGATACGAGTTTGA
The sequence above is a segment of the Phycisphaeraceae bacterium D3-23 genome. Coding sequences within it:
- a CDS encoding glycosyltransferase, with the translated sequence MTRPISVLHARVVTGSGGGPDKTVLRSAAYLPYARFDVAAAYLHPKGDPGVARLWDTAHAQGMPLVSIPERGAIDRRALRQLIDLCRRRRVDIWHSHDYKTDVLGLLIRRKCPGIKLVSTVHGFTRENLKTRFYARLNGLALRHYNHIFAVSPALLRHCVMRGVHPDRLSYLPNAIELAKYPIRSRSEKQHARQAFGLSDRHAPAIAVLGRLSAEKGTDRSIRLFADVRKAHPRATLHLIGNGPERGRLESVAQSLGVADGVTFHGWSVDPVPLLRAMDLLLSTSHREGMPNTLLEAMAIGVPIAATAVGGVPEMLDHGACGALLQGSNITAWTTPVSDLLTPTPQRAANTLNARSRVESHYAFDARMLRIQKRYEILSDHATLKGKRAA